A region of the Leptospiraceae bacterium genome:
CAAACACATAAGACACTATTACAAGGAGTAAGGGGCACATCCAAATTACCCGGTGAATTTCGCCAAAGCCAAAATTGGATTGGTGGAAGTAGTTTGAAAGATGCAGTTTTTATTCCACCGCACCATGACAGCGTAGCTGATTTAATGTCTGATTTAGAGAAATTTCTGCACAATGAAAACACACCCGTTCCACCATTAATAAAAATAGGAATTGCTCACTACCAATTCGAAACGATTCATCCTTTCTTGGATGGGAATGGTAGAATTGGACGTTTGCTCATAACGCTTTTTTTAGTAAGCAATCAACTCTTGCACAAACCAACTTTATATCTTTCCGATTACTTTGAAAAAAACAAATCGTATTATTATGACAATCTAACTCGCGTCAGAACACACAATGATTTGAAGCAATGGCTAAAATTTTTTTTAGAAGGAGTCCGTAGCACTTCTGAAAATTCTATACAGACATTCAAATATATCATTGCACTTAGAACCGAAGTAGAAAATAAAATTATATCACTTGGGAAAAAACAACCTTTAGCAAAATCACTGTTACAATTTTTATTTACCAATCCAGTCGCTGATGCGGGCGATATAGCCAAGGCTCTTTCGGTTAACGTATCAACTGCTCTCCGATTGATAGATGATTTTATGAAATCCAGAATACTGATTGAAAAAACAGGCTTTAAACGAAATAGAATTTTCTCTTTTGATAGCTACATAAAATTATTTAGATGATGAACTAGATACTAGAGTTGTTGCGAAATTACTTCGCCTGAAACTCTTCTGCCATTCGAATTCTCTCAATCGTCATTGGATGTGAATAAGAATAAAAGACAACCCATGGATGCGGATTCAGGCGCGACTTATTGTCTTTTGCCATTTTGATTTCGGTGTCGATGAAAGATTTTTTATCGTTTGTAAGAACTAATGCTTCCATATCAGCTTGTGCTTCTTGATAACGACTGAATGTATTCCAAAATGGATTAGTAAAAGTTCCTGCGATTAAAATGACTAGAAATAAGATTGGCCATGACGAGGGAGAATAAATTTCTCTTAATACAAACTCATTTCCATTTTTTGCAATTTTAAAAATTACGCCAATCAGCAAACAAAGCAAAAACATTTCAATAGTATTTCCAACAAGGAACGTCAATTCATGATTATGCGTCCAATGACCAATTTCATGACCGAGAACACTGATTACTTCTTCCTCTGTGTGGTTTTTAATAAGCGTATCATATAAGAATATTTTCCGATTCTCCCCCCAACCTGTAAAATAGGCATTGGTATGACCTGAATATTTACTTTCATTAATCACGTAAACATTTTCTACTTTGATCTGAGCTTGATCACAGAGATTTACAATTTTAATTTTGAGACTACCTTCATCGATTGGTTTGTAATCATAAAAAATGGGAGTAATTAAAATTGGATATAAAACAGAAAAAACTAAACCAAGGACAAGCGAGCCAATTGGAATTAAATACTTCCATGTCCTTTCAAAAGTTTTTAGAATGAAAGCCACTCCAATTGAAAGAACAGTTCCCAATCCAAGACCGACTAATGCTGATTTTGCGGTGAACAGTATCCATTCCCCTAAGGTCATTTTAGAAAAACCAAATTGGTGCTCTAGGACAAAACCAAAATAATACTGTAATGGTAACGATAGAATAAATTCAATGACGCTGAATGAAAGAAAAAATAAAAAAACCATTGGGTAATAATGATTCTTTGTCTTTGCTACCAAGTATTCTTCAATGCGAATTGCCAGGGGGCTAAAAGCAAATACTCCTAATAAAATAAAATCAATGATTTGCGAAGCAATCCTTACAAAAAATCCTCTTCTTCCATACTCGATTCCAATCTTAATATCATCTGGAGTAAAATATTGTAATGTGCGAGATTGTAACTCTGCTGAATCGCTACCAATATAAGAAAGAATTTTTATTCCAACACTGAATGCTATTTGTAAAACAAAAAGAAAAATTAAAATTTTTTTTAGCTTCATTTTCGGGAAATTCCTCTGCCGCTTAACGTCTTGAAATGGAATTACTTAACCATTTGCGCTAATTTTTTTGCTAAGATATCTTGGGTCTTTGCAAAACAAACTCTAATGACCGCAATTGCATCTTCTTTATCTTGAAACCCATTCGAGAAATGCTCATTCAGAAAACTTAAATAGTTGTGAAAACCTTCCAACTTCAATAGAAGTAACGTAGCAGAAATTTTATGACGAGTTTTTCTGAAATCCTCCATATTTTCTGATCTGATTTGTTCTTCTAATAGAGCTAGATATTTTACATACTCTTGCTGTATCTTCTGGAGAATCATGATAAATTCTTTGTCATTATC
Encoded here:
- a CDS encoding Fic family protein is translated as MKISGFKAGKFSQRFQYKSFEPNYVDLHWIIDDAELIMLLSEASLKLGELNAFSQLIPDIDFFIKMHVFKEGTESSRIEGTQTNIDDAVQKEENIQPEKKDDWQEVQNYVQSMNQAIESLQTFPLSNRLLKQTHKTLLQGVRGTSKLPGEFRQSQNWIGGSSLKDAVFIPPHHDSVADLMSDLEKFLHNENTPVPPLIKIGIAHYQFETIHPFLDGNGRIGRLLITLFLVSNQLLHKPTLYLSDYFEKNKSYYYDNLTRVRTHNDLKQWLKFFLEGVRSTSENSIQTFKYIIALRTEVENKIISLGKKQPLAKSLLQFLFTNPVADAGDIAKALSVNVSTALRLIDDFMKSRILIEKTGFKRNRIFSFDSYIKLFR
- a CDS encoding M48 family metallopeptidase, whose product is MKLKKILIFLFVLQIAFSVGIKILSYIGSDSAELQSRTLQYFTPDDIKIGIEYGRRGFFVRIASQIIDFILLGVFAFSPLAIRIEEYLVAKTKNHYYPMVFLFFLSFSVIEFILSLPLQYYFGFVLEHQFGFSKMTLGEWILFTAKSALVGLGLGTVLSIGVAFILKTFERTWKYLIPIGSLVLGLVFSVLYPILITPIFYDYKPIDEGSLKIKIVNLCDQAQIKVENVYVINESKYSGHTNAYFTGWGENRKIFLYDTLIKNHTEEEVISVLGHEIGHWTHNHELTFLVGNTIEMFLLCLLIGVIFKIAKNGNEFVLREIYSPSSWPILFLVILIAGTFTNPFWNTFSRYQEAQADMEALVLTNDKKSFIDTEIKMAKDNKSRLNPHPWVVFYSYSHPMTIERIRMAEEFQAK